One genomic segment of Gemmatimonadota bacterium includes these proteins:
- a CDS encoding CDP-alcohol phosphatidyltransferase family protein, which yields MREFAMLSSKVKTWYVNMLGPFVRTSVRFGIHPNALTMIGFGITLVSACLFGLGAFRWAGLVMFIGGSCDVLDGHLARETGTRSTFGALLDSTLDRYAEIAVFVGIIAFYLFNAADSALNAYWVLASVMAISGSLMVSYVRARAEGLGQECTVGLMQRPERIVCLGLGALLGETYLPVALVLIAVVSNYTAITRLFHIRRTSKG from the coding sequence ATGCGGGAGTTTGCCATGCTGAGTTCGAAGGTGAAGACATGGTACGTGAACATGCTGGGCCCCTTCGTCCGTACGTCGGTGCGATTCGGGATACATCCCAACGCGCTGACCATGATCGGCTTCGGGATCACCCTGGTCTCGGCCTGTCTCTTCGGACTCGGTGCTTTCAGGTGGGCGGGACTGGTCATGTTCATCGGCGGCAGCTGCGACGTGCTGGACGGGCATCTCGCCCGGGAGACGGGCACCCGGAGCACCTTCGGGGCGCTCCTCGATTCCACGCTGGACCGTTACGCTGAGATCGCCGTATTCGTCGGCATCATCGCCTTCTATCTATTCAACGCGGCAGACAGCGCGTTGAACGCCTACTGGGTGCTGGCGTCCGTGATGGCGATCAGCGGCTCCCTGATGGTCAGTTACGTCCGCGCACGCGCGGAGGGACTCGGCCAGGAATGCACCGTGGGACTCATGCAGCGGCCGGAACGGATCGTCTGTCTCGGGCTGGGCGCGCTGCTCGGGGAAACGTACCTGCCCGTCGCACTGGTCCTGATTGCCGTGGTGTCGAACTACACGGCCATCACCCGCCTGTTCCACATACGCAGGACATCGAAGGGTTGA
- a CDS encoding S41 family peptidase, with amino-acid sequence MWAKNRKITLALLVFIGLLGAVWVIRHDRAQAIGDQQYDLKLLQQVVDRIRAKYVDDLNEGEAIDAAIRGMLGTLDPYTEFLAKKQSDEMKMMQIQGKYGGLGIRIQKQENALVVVALFDDTPAFDVGLQTGDRIVRIEESSTADIDVSQAADLLRGSPGTSVNISVSREGEDAFIDFTVTRAIITIPVVPYVGMLEGDTGYIKLNQFTEDASIQVEQALKRLQAQGAGGYLLDLRGNPGGLLEQAVDVAGKFLPEDRLIVYTMGRPGSDQRSYHAPESYTLEDAPLVVLVDRFSASASEIVAGAIQDWDRGVVAGQPTFGKASVQQIFPMNQGTALKITTARYYTPSGRLIQKTGERTDDSVAADSAPGGTDGSDRTSFETRIGRTVYGGGGIAPDVEIEVPAYPNLIRALNNQSMFIKFAIHYVSNNPEADQATFDVTDEMIDAFRRFVETRSFTYTSVAEQSLDELEEIVRDRAPADDVMASLADLRGKLNRQRELEYSRHRDLLVARIGTEISAKLWGTAGRYAFAARHDPQIRASLEILNDEREYRKLLGDDPAE; translated from the coding sequence ATGTGGGCTAAAAACAGGAAAATCACCCTGGCCTTGCTGGTATTCATCGGTCTGCTGGGTGCCGTATGGGTTATCAGGCACGACCGGGCGCAGGCGATCGGCGATCAGCAGTACGACCTGAAACTGCTGCAGCAGGTCGTGGACCGCATCCGCGCCAAGTACGTGGACGACCTGAACGAAGGTGAAGCGATCGACGCGGCCATCCGCGGCATGCTCGGCACGCTCGATCCCTACACGGAGTTCCTGGCGAAAAAGCAGAGCGACGAGATGAAAATGATGCAGATCCAGGGGAAGTACGGTGGATTGGGCATCAGGATCCAGAAGCAGGAGAACGCCCTGGTCGTCGTCGCGCTGTTTGACGACACGCCGGCCTTCGACGTCGGCCTGCAGACCGGCGACCGCATCGTGCGGATCGAGGAATCGTCCACGGCCGACATCGACGTGTCGCAGGCGGCGGACCTCCTCCGGGGAAGTCCCGGGACATCCGTGAATATCTCGGTCAGCAGGGAAGGCGAGGACGCGTTCATCGACTTCACGGTGACGCGGGCCATTATCACCATACCCGTGGTTCCTTACGTGGGGATGCTGGAAGGCGATACCGGCTATATCAAGCTTAACCAGTTTACCGAAGACGCTTCCATACAGGTGGAACAGGCGTTGAAGCGGCTTCAGGCGCAGGGCGCCGGCGGGTATCTGCTGGACCTGCGGGGCAACCCGGGGGGCTTGCTGGAGCAGGCCGTGGACGTAGCCGGGAAGTTCCTGCCGGAGGACCGTCTCATCGTGTACACGATGGGCAGGCCCGGTTCGGATCAGCGGTCGTACCACGCGCCGGAATCCTACACGCTGGAGGACGCGCCGCTGGTGGTGCTCGTCGACCGGTTCAGCGCCAGTGCGTCCGAGATCGTCGCCGGAGCGATACAGGACTGGGACCGCGGCGTCGTGGCCGGCCAGCCGACCTTCGGCAAGGCTTCGGTGCAGCAGATATTCCCCATGAACCAGGGGACGGCCCTGAAGATCACGACGGCGAGGTACTACACGCCGAGCGGCAGGCTCATCCAGAAGACCGGGGAGCGCACGGACGACAGCGTCGCGGCGGATTCCGCGCCGGGTGGAACGGACGGGTCCGACAGGACGTCGTTCGAGACGAGAATCGGGCGGACCGTCTACGGAGGCGGCGGTATCGCGCCCGACGTGGAGATCGAGGTCCCGGCATACCCCAACCTGATCCGCGCCCTGAACAACCAGAGCATGTTCATCAAGTTCGCCATCCACTACGTGTCGAACAACCCCGAAGCGGACCAGGCGACTTTCGACGTCACGGACGAGATGATCGACGCCTTTCGCCGGTTCGTCGAGACGCGGTCCTTCACCTATACCTCCGTGGCGGAACAGTCGCTCGACGAACTGGAAGAGATCGTCCGGGACCGCGCGCCGGCCGACGACGTGATGGCATCGCTCGCCGACCTGCGGGGCAAACTGAACCGTCAGCGCGAGCTGGAGTACTCCAGGCACCGGGACCTGCTCGTGGCCCGCATCGGTACGGAGATCAGCGCGAAACTCTGGGGTACGGCGGGCCGTTATGCCTTTGCCGCCAGGCACGACCCCCAGATCAGGGCGTCCCTGGAGATCCTGAATGACGAACGGGAATACCGGAAGCTGCTCGGTGACGATCCCGCGGAATAG
- the tig gene encoding trigger factor has product MGLNYTVSEPKPWKRVLEIEVPSDAIQSELNEAYARYSREVRLPGFRRGKVPLNVLKAQLGNEIRAEVLEKKIPEYLNSAHERAEIKPISQPVIEEIEFDEGQDLKLRASVEVKPAIELKQYKELRVTRRTVNATDEDVDERLERLRERYASVVRIDGEAEKDHFIRADIQHADASGVPIIGRKEENQFFQVGSGRLGEGFDTQLAGVGADEDRTVKTTLPSDYPDENLAGQEACFIVHVHEVLERQLPEADDDFAVDIGMESLVALKQSVREEIEREPDLELRRDLVTQIVDAHEFEVPESMMTAFLDQVVADARRSTRGRDEVDENAVRQEYRPVANSQIMRHLILDAIAEQEGLAVDQEELDERLEAVAARGQASVDQVRRLFRENGRLDRIEADLREEKVVEFLVEHADIQTE; this is encoded by the coding sequence ATTGGCTTGAACTACACGGTTTCCGAACCCAAACCCTGGAAACGCGTCCTTGAGATCGAAGTGCCCTCCGACGCGATTCAATCCGAACTGAACGAGGCCTACGCGCGTTACAGTAGAGAGGTGCGCCTTCCCGGGTTCCGCCGGGGCAAGGTTCCCTTGAACGTGCTCAAGGCGCAACTCGGCAATGAGATCCGCGCGGAAGTGCTGGAAAAGAAGATCCCGGAGTATCTGAACAGCGCCCACGAGCGTGCGGAGATCAAGCCCATCAGCCAACCCGTGATCGAAGAGATCGAATTCGACGAGGGGCAGGACCTGAAACTTCGGGCCAGCGTGGAAGTCAAGCCCGCCATCGAACTGAAACAGTATAAGGAACTGCGGGTGACCCGGCGGACCGTGAACGCGACGGACGAGGACGTGGACGAGCGGCTCGAGAGGTTGCGGGAACGCTACGCCAGCGTGGTACGGATCGACGGGGAAGCGGAGAAGGATCACTTCATCCGTGCCGATATTCAGCACGCCGATGCCAGCGGGGTGCCGATCATCGGACGCAAGGAAGAGAACCAGTTCTTCCAGGTCGGTTCGGGACGGCTGGGCGAGGGGTTCGATACCCAGCTGGCCGGGGTCGGGGCCGACGAGGACCGGACCGTGAAGACCACGTTACCGTCCGATTACCCCGACGAAAACCTGGCGGGCCAGGAAGCCTGTTTCATCGTGCACGTACACGAAGTGCTGGAAAGGCAGTTGCCGGAAGCGGACGACGATTTCGCCGTGGACATCGGCATGGAGAGCCTGGTCGCCCTGAAGCAGTCTGTCCGCGAGGAAATCGAACGGGAACCGGACCTGGAACTGCGCAGGGACCTGGTCACGCAGATCGTGGATGCCCACGAATTCGAAGTGCCCGAATCCATGATGACGGCCTTTCTCGACCAGGTCGTAGCCGACGCGCGCCGGTCGACGCGGGGCAGGGACGAAGTCGACGAGAACGCCGTACGCCAGGAGTACCGCCCGGTGGCGAACAGCCAGATCATGCGCCACCTCATCCTGGACGCCATCGCGGAGCAGGAAGGGCTGGCGGTGGACCAGGAGGAGTTGGACGAGCGGCTGGAGGCTGTCGCGGCAAGGGGACAGGCATCGGTCGACCAGGTCCGCAGGCTCTTCCGGGAGAACGGGAGGCTGGACCGCATCGAAGCGGATCTAAGGGAAGAGAAAGTCGTTGAGTTTCTCGTGGAGCACGCCGACATACAAACGGAGTAG
- a CDS encoding ATP-dependent Clp protease proteolytic subunit yields the protein MMLVPMVIEQTGRGERAYDIYSLLLKNRIVFIGMPIDDTIANLVIAQLLYLQYEDAEKDIKLYINSPGGSITAGLAIYDTMQFIQPDVETYCLGMAASMGAFLLTAGGSGKRYALPYSRILIHQPSIPHMAGTAKDIEIQAEEMLRMKRTMNEIMAHHTGQSVDKIEADTDRDFWMSPEQAVEYGLVDHVVETAASKAIAESLNGKTA from the coding sequence ATCATGTTAGTGCCGATGGTGATTGAACAGACGGGCCGCGGGGAACGGGCCTACGACATCTACTCTCTGCTGCTGAAGAACCGCATCGTCTTCATCGGCATGCCGATCGACGACACCATCGCGAACCTGGTGATCGCCCAGTTGCTCTACCTCCAGTACGAAGACGCCGAAAAGGACATCAAGCTGTACATCAACAGCCCCGGCGGTAGCATCACCGCGGGACTCGCCATTTACGACACCATGCAGTTCATCCAGCCCGACGTGGAGACCTACTGCCTGGGCATGGCCGCGAGCATGGGCGCCTTCCTCCTCACGGCGGGCGGGAGCGGCAAACGTTACGCCCTGCCCTATTCGCGCATTCTGATCCACCAGCCTTCCATTCCCCACATGGCCGGCACGGCCAAGGACATCGAGATCCAGGCCGAGGAGATGCTGCGCATGAAGCGTACCATGAACGAGATCATGGCCCACCATACCGGACAGTCGGTGGACAAGATCGAAGCGGATACGGACCGGGACTTCTGGATGTCGCCGGAACAGGCCGTGGAATACGGGCTGGTGGACCACGTGGTCGAAACCGCCGCTTCCAAAGCTATCGCCGAGTCGCTGAACGGCAAAACCGCCTAG
- the clpX gene encoding ATP-dependent Clp protease ATP-binding subunit ClpX, protein MKKRSTPRDLRCSFCNRNADEVERLITGPNVYICNECILMCNGILEEEMSRSTLSTVEHLPLPTEIKEALDEYVIGQEQAKKVLSVAVYNHYKRIQHGAAQAGGAAQAGQPTQAGLDDVELEKSNILLIGPTGTGKTLLAQTLAKMLHVPFCIADATVLTEAGYVGEDVESVLVRLLQAADYDVPKAESGIVYIDEVDKVARKSANPSITRDVSGEGVQQSLLKMLEGTIANVPPKGGRKHPEQNFVQINTRNILFICGGAFDDLDQIIERRTAEGTIGFGGVSKHSASRNTSELLARVEPDDLLQYGLIPEIIGRLPVIATLGELDADALMEILLKPKNALVKQYQRLLEMEDVKLTFTDESLQAVVNEAMDKKTGARSLRSILEEVMLDVMFNAPTQEDLSEVIVTGETVTDKSPPVYVQGKESKQSA, encoded by the coding sequence ATGAAGAAACGATCGACACCGCGGGACCTGCGCTGCTCCTTCTGCAACCGGAACGCCGACGAGGTGGAACGCCTCATCACGGGTCCGAACGTGTACATCTGCAACGAGTGCATCCTGATGTGCAACGGGATCCTCGAGGAGGAGATGAGCCGCAGCACCCTGTCGACGGTCGAGCATCTGCCGCTGCCCACGGAGATCAAGGAGGCGCTCGACGAATACGTCATCGGCCAGGAACAGGCCAAGAAGGTGCTTTCCGTGGCCGTGTACAACCACTACAAGCGGATACAGCACGGCGCCGCCCAGGCCGGTGGCGCCGCCCAGGCCGGTCAGCCCACCCAGGCCGGTCTTGACGACGTGGAGCTCGAGAAGAGCAACATCCTGCTGATCGGTCCCACCGGCACCGGCAAGACGCTCCTGGCCCAGACCCTGGCGAAGATGCTTCACGTGCCTTTCTGCATCGCGGACGCCACGGTGCTCACGGAAGCCGGCTACGTGGGCGAAGACGTGGAGAGCGTCCTGGTCCGGCTGCTCCAGGCCGCCGATTACGACGTGCCGAAAGCCGAAAGCGGCATCGTCTACATCGACGAAGTCGACAAGGTGGCGCGCAAGTCGGCCAACCCCTCCATCACCCGCGACGTGTCGGGAGAAGGGGTGCAGCAGTCTCTGCTCAAAATGCTGGAGGGCACCATCGCCAACGTGCCCCCGAAGGGCGGCCGGAAACACCCCGAACAGAACTTCGTCCAGATCAACACCAGGAACATCCTCTTCATATGCGGCGGCGCCTTCGACGACCTCGATCAGATCATCGAGCGGCGGACCGCGGAAGGGACCATCGGATTCGGCGGCGTATCGAAGCATTCCGCGAGCCGCAATACGAGCGAACTCCTCGCCCGGGTCGAACCGGACGACCTGCTGCAGTACGGCCTCATCCCGGAGATCATCGGCCGGCTGCCGGTGATTGCCACGCTGGGCGAACTGGACGCCGACGCCCTCATGGAAATCCTCCTCAAGCCCAAAAACGCCCTCGTGAAGCAATACCAGCGGCTGCTCGAAATGGAAGACGTCAAGCTGACCTTTACGGACGAGTCGCTTCAGGCGGTGGTGAACGAGGCCATGGACAAGAAGACGGGCGCGCGTTCGCTGCGGTCCATCCTCGAGGAAGTGATGCTGGACGTGATGTTCAACGCGCCGACGCAGGAAGACCTGAGTGAAGTGATCGTCACCGGGGAGACCGTCACGGATAAATCGCCGCCCGTCTACGTTCAGGGCAAGGAAAGCAAGCAAAGCGCCTGA